A region of the Nitrospirota bacterium genome:
AAGGAGAGGGGCATTGCGGTAACGAAGGTCTCCTCGCTTTACGAGACGAAGCCCTGGGGGATGGCAGAGCAGCCCGATTTCATCAATATGGCTGTCGAGGCCGAGACGGCGCTCGGCCCGGAAGAGCTCCTGGAGCTGCTCAAGGACGTGGAAAGGGCGATGGGAAGGGAGCCGTCGATCACCTGGGGACCGCGGCTCATTGACCTCGACATCCTTTTGTATGATGATATTCCTATCGATAAGGAGCGCCTGCACATTCCGCACCCGCTCATGCAGCAGCG
Encoded here:
- the folK gene encoding 2-amino-4-hydroxy-6-hydroxymethyldihydropteridine diphosphokinase; translated protein: MNAITYIGIGSNLGDRRANCLRAVALLKERGIAVTKVSSLYETKPWGMAEQPDFINMAVEAETALGPEELLELLKDVERAMGREPSITWGPRLIDLDILLYDDIPIDKERLHIPHPLMQQRRFVLEPLAEIAPDRVHPVLKRTIRQLKEELDNAENA